The nucleotide window GGATTGTAATTGTCTTTGATTGAGGGCACCCCAGGGATACTCTAGCCAAATAAAGGAAAGTGGATGAGGATTGAACTAGATGTTACATGTTTATCAGAGACGAGTCTTACAATGATTCAAAAGAGATTGATATGGTAATATATTGTTCATCAAGCGCTACCTCAAGATACTCAATAACCATGCTTGAGTGCCGTCCAAGTTGGCCAGAATAGATTATGCGTCCTCCAATTTTCATGAGAATCAACTGCAGCGAGAGTAACTTGGTTGAAGAAATTGCACATCCTTTTTTATCATGTCATTTAGATTTCTCATAAAACAGTTTACCTCATCAAATGCCTCAAAAATGTCAATACTTGGTTGATGGATGGTGCAAACAACTGTTCTTCCTGTTGCAACAACATTCTTCACTGCTCTCATAACGATAGCAGCCGCCCGTGCATCTAAACCAGAAGTTGGTTCATCCATGAACATGATAGATGGATTGGCTACAAGTTCCACAGCTAGGGTCAACCGTTTACGTTGCTCAGTGGATAAACCACCAACTCCTGCCATGCCTACTAAGGAATCTTTAATCCCATCAAGTTCAATAGTTTCAAGAACCTCGTTTACAAATTCCTGGGGAAGGGAAAAATTATCATTCAGTTTCAAGTGTTTAACTCAAATATTCAAGTCCAGGGTCATTGAAATAATCATGTTCTTGGAAAGATATCATACTGCTTTGGTCTTTGAATCAATCTGAGACGGGAGCCGCAACCAAGCAGAATATACTACTGATTCTTCCACAGTTATTTGTGGAGAATGTATGTCATTTTGCTCACAGTAGCCTGATATCCTTGCAAATGTGTCTTGAACCTTAGGATACCCACTGATTCTTATTTCTCCTTCAATTGTACCACCGGTTTTTCGTCCACAAAGAACATCCATGAGAGTTGTTTTGCCAGCTCCGCTGACACCCATTAATGCTGTCAGAACACCTGGCCTGAATGCACCTGTAATATCAGATAGGAGCTGGAGCTTGTTATGCTCAAAGCCTCCCTTTCTCATTTCCTGCAGTATAAAGATAGTAGAACTCACAAGGTCAGCTGATATAGTTTGCTGATTAGAACCTATAGCGAGAGAAGGAGAAGTTCTAGATGATTACCAAAGGGGTGTCAACATAGTATTGTACATCTTGGAATGTAACAGTTAGGGGCTCAAATGGTAAAACCATCCTTcctggaaaggaaagaaaaatgtaaaTCTAAACATAAAAAGCCTAGTGACCCCATTTTCAATagaaataaataatcaaggagaaTAAGATCATCCTCACCCTTCTTAGGTTCTACACTAGTCTTAGGTTCACCGGTGGATTTTCCCTCTGCATCTAAACTGCCTCTGTCGTCTCTTTGTCCTTGTAGTTGATGGTACTTTTCATAAGAAATAAGAGAAAGAGACTTTCCAGGAGCTGAACATATAGCATTAGCTGGGTTAACAAAAGCTTTACATACATTGTTGCATAGATAACCAAGTAATGCACGGAGCACACTTACACTTCAAGAAAGTTAAAGCCAAGGTGAAACCAATATTGAATAGTAATGTGAATCCCATTAAAGCACCAACTGATATCCAATAAAAATAGTCATCGAAATGCAATCCGCGGCTTTCCAGCACTTGTTTCCCAAGAGTTGTGTTTCCAGACACCTATGaatataattaaataaagcatctcacaaataaataaaaaggagtGTAGTGATGTCAAGCCCGACACATTGACACATATAACCTCCATGTTGTTCAATGATCATGTGGAGTAGTACTGTATAGTACAGAAGCTGAGAATAGTTATCACCTTTTCCCACCGAGGTGCCAGAAATTCATTAACTGTTATGCCTATTTCTCCATATGTCAAAGGAGACACCCAAAATCCCCACTTCAACCAAACTGGCATATAAGCTGAAACAAAAAGAACTTCTGAGCATGACTAATGCGGAAAAATTCGTTGATGTAAACCTCGAGAAAAGCTAATGGAGATCTTACGCTTTGGCATAACAAAGCCACCAAATAACATAACAAACAATATTGATAAAACACCAGCTGTCATAGAAGGACCGACAGTTTGGAAAACTGAAGCAATAAACCGAAACAAGGATATCGATGTTAGGTGCATAGCAAAGAGTAGAAGGAAATGGCGGAAGAACCTGTAAAACATATAAGCAAGATGTAAGAACTGAAACGATGTCCAAGCTATCTAACACTAGTATTTGAAAACAAGAAACAGGAACACAAAGTAACACGATTGTGTTTTAACCATAAGCATGAAATCATCTTATTAGGAATTGAATATATAGTTCAATCTGTGACTGACCTTCCAACCTCAGGGCTGTAACCAATAACATAGTATGTAAGAGCAGTCCAAACAAAAGCCTCCAAGAACGAAAGTGGAACCTTTAGGATGGCAGCCGGGATCGCATAAGCCCAAGCAGGGTAAAAACACAACTCTTTCTGTTTGTAGAAAACCACAATTCTTGAGACAGTCATTGACAATTCTGGGAATCCATCAACAAGAAGTATCACAAGTGCAAAGAACAAAGAACCCATATAATAATTTGCATGGATCGTGTCAATAGCCATTTGAGTTCGAAGGAAAACAGTCATCGTTATAGAAGAAATGATGACTAGCTGCAGAAGAAAGAACACAAAAGTGCTTCTGAAAAGTGTAGAGCGGATAGAAAAAAGATGCAAAACAAAGCACTTAAAACAAAGGGCAGCaaatgaaaattaaaggaaaaaaaaagctaCCTGAACTGATttgaaaacataaatgaaaGAATTCCTTTTCATTAAAAGAAATTCCCTCCTTGTGCATGCTTTAAACAGTTCCCATTTAGGTAATGAGTATCTTTTAAAGGATAGAGCATCTCTGTGGCTTTGAGACTTATCGAATGGCTCTGAGAGATCCACATCTAGCTTCCTGCCAAGATGGCAATCCTTGAATTTCTCAATGAACTGATCAACAGAAAAGTAGCTATATGGTTTTTCTGTGCCGTCCCAAAACTGTGCTTGATCTTTTCTAGAGATGACCTGAagcaaaacaagaaaacaaaatattcAACACCAAAAGTATTAGGATACCTGCTTAAGATATGAGTAAAATAATAGCCTACCTCCTGAAGGAAGTCAGCAACACCTTTTCTTTCTGGACACTTAAATCCACACTCCTCAAAAAATTGGAGGATAGAAGTTCTTGGTCCATGATACACAATCTTCCCTTCTGCCATTAAGAGAACATCATCAAAGAGATTGAACGTCTCTGGTGCAGGCTGAAGAAGTGAGATCAATGATGTAGCATCTGTTATATGCACAAAATGTTGAAGACAAGAAACAATTTGGAAAGTTGTGGAACTATCTAAGCCATTAGATATTTCATCCATGAAAACAGCTTTTGCAGGTCCAACAATCATCTCCCCTGCATAGTGAGAAGAATactgagtcatatatattcgATTTGACTCAGGGAATCTGAAGTGCATGCATAGTTACATTGCCCACAGAACTTGTTTactgtgtctttttttttttggtcaaagaacTTGTTTACTACTAAATCAACACTACCTGTAGTTAACCTTTTCTTTTGACCACCAGATATTCCTCTTCTTATGGGATCTCCAACCAGCGTGTCAGCACATATATCAAGGCCAAGTATCTGCAAGACATTGATTAGTAAAAATGATGTGAACATACAAAATACTTACAGATTTCCTGACGGAAAGCGCACTTTGTAAGGAAATAGAATACCTTTAGAATATAGTCAGTTTGAAGTGTACTTTTCAGTCCATTAACAGATATGGCCTGCAAGAGAAAATTGTTCGTCACTTTTGGACTAATGGAATACATACAGCAGAAAATTGCACCAAGGCATCCCAGTTGTACCTTCATGTAAGCATCTACATCAGGATCCGGGACTATTCCTGCCTGCTTTTCTCTTCTACTAACTTCCATCATAATCTCTTTAAGCATAAAAAATAGTTATTATGTAAGTGCGACTTGATAACTGTTTTCAAGGTCAAAATTTATTGCAAGAAAATGCTTACCGGGTCGGCTTCCTACACCTTGACAGCCTGCAGAGAAATCTAGTGTTTCCCTTACAGTGATCTCTGGaatatgcatatcatattgGCCTACATAGGCTGAGGTTTTCTCTGGAACAAATTCTTCAAGTCTATAACCATTGTAACTAATTTCGCCAGAAACCTGTTAAAACAAGATGACAAGTTTATTTCAAATTTCAGCATAGATGATAGGTAAATATAAATACTAAATAAATAATATGGACCAGTATGTTGTGAAAACATGACCGAGACTGAAACACAGTTTCATTGTTCTCCGATTCTGTGAAACAGACTTGGTCTAAAGCTTCTCCATTTGGTATGATTCCTTATATTATGGACTGTTAACATCACTCAAGATACTCAAACTTGTACACACCTTGAGAGAATGGCTTAGCTTTCCTGAGAGTGCCATCAGTAATGTGGTTTTGCCACAACCCGGAGGGCCAAGCAATAAGGTCATTCTGCAATTAAGAGAGGCCAAAGTTTGGTAAGTATTGCTTTCTTGgcttataattttctaatctccttaaatttttcttaaaatGTGGAAAATGGTTATTCTGAATATGGCATATTACTGTCAACATTATCAAAATTAAGCTCATGTAATCATAAAATATTTCTTCAGATATAGAAGAGATGCATTTCATCAAATTGTATAACAGCCACACAACTGAGCAATAAACCAAGGTAAGAGAAACTAACCTTCCCGGCTTAATAATGCCACTGACATCTTTGAGGATGCTTATCTTCGCTTCACGTTTTTTTGAACCTACTAGTTCAGTAATGTCCTGTCGTAAAGAGAGTTCAGATGACTAATTAACTAGAAGAGTACAATGATCAAATATGACCTCCGGTCATTTTAGTATCATCCATGATTGAAGCACCTCACAAGGGAATGCTTAAATTTCAATTGCATTTTTAAATTCTATGAAAATCGAGTTTCATTTCCAATTTAGAAGCTCCAGGAGGTTAGCACTACAAATTACGACACTTACCGGAATCAAACTCTTTAGAGAATTCCATAGAGTGGGGAGGGGCTTGCCGTGAACTACCTTACACTCTGCTTCCACACAAAGATTCTTGTATCTTACTTCAACAGTGGGCAACTTCACACCAACCCTACAAGACATGTGCAGAGATCTCACTTGAGTTCATGTTAATGAAATATGATAACACTAGTGCGTGTTTGTGCTCAACAGAATGTGTACATGAAcccaaaaagaggaaaaaagaatGTTACTTGTCTATTCTTCTTCTAATTTTCTGCAACAGCTGAAGATTATCATTCTCAATATGTTTGATGAGCTTCTCTATGAAAACACGCCTTTCTTGAGCTCCAATCTTCGTAACATCAACCACCCTAGTCCCCTTAACATCTCCTTTTGCCGATGCGCCATCATGATCATCAAACAAAGCTGATTTGATCCTCTCAAAAGTTGGTAGTCTCTCAACCGCAGCCCATTGCAAGTCATAATATTCTTCATCATCGTCCATTCTACTGTCTCCGGCATTGACAGTAGAGGTGCTTCGGAAACTTGAGGCATGGCTTCGAAAGGAGGCTCTAATGCTCCTCCCAATCTCTGCTAGCTCTATCCTGAAAGACTCAATTTCATCTGCTCCTGCCAACTGAGCCATGATTAGAGAAAATAGATAAATGAACTCGGAGTAGTAATATACACACGACTCTCACCAAAAGGCTGAGGTAATGCAATGCGTCATGTGATACTGCAGCAAGGATATGGCAATTGCACCTACTGGTCTAAGACATCATCTTTGGAAAACAAACTAACAAAGCTGAAGATTAATGATTTGTTATTACATTTTTAACATATAATCCACGTTAGTCATCGATCTGAGCCAGAGACAACTCAAAATTACGAAGAAACATGAAGATGAGAAGCATGACATAAGCCAGACTCATTATTAAAACCAGAGCGGCATGGCTCATTTGTTAAGTTATATGAATATGATATGAACTGAAAGATGCCATTGACTTTGTTCAATCAACTTAGATACATCACATCttttatatttaaataaatagcTGTAACTTAACATGTAGGCAAGTGCTGACCACTTCAATATTCCCTGCAACACACTATCAGTAACTCTGTATGATGTAGCTCCTAGTCAAATTCTGAGACTATATATACCATGAgggagaaaggaaaaaaaaaagtgggttCCCTGTGGGTACTGTTGTAACATAAGAAGTAACCCGATTGTTTATCCCAGATTGTTTATAAATATGTGAAGAAGACCAGAAGGGAAAAGTTGATGGAAATGTTTTACTTATTGGTCAAATTGCAAGCGACAAAGGAATGAAGTCATTGATTACCTCAACTTTGCAGGGAGGCACTCATCAAGACTGTAGCCCAGGAAAGATTCCTGAACATGAATTTCAGCAGTGACAAAATTAACTTAACTAACCCGATTTCCTTCATTTTTCAATTGTGACCACCCtacaaaaaacaaattaaaagagaATAAGAAGGAGCAGAGTAACTATCTTAATTAAATTGGGCTTGTAAggtagaaaaaaaattattccaaCTTCATGTTGGCCCATGTTTCAGGTGTCTCATAGGTTGTTAAGCGGAAGCGTATTGAAATCACTTCCGAATTGACCCCCAGCTCATTGCAGTCTAAATATAATTGAATATTATCCCAACGATGCATATGAATCAGACGAGTTTTAAGCTGGAGCATACAAATGTTAATATTATTTCATGATATTATTATCAAAGATCGACTTTTTTACCAAATCAAATTTTCTACTAATAGTGAAACAGCTGCTTTCACATGAAACAACAAGAGCAAACCAGCTGATAGGTTCAGAGTAATTAGAAATCATAAACAACAAAATCACTCAAGCCTTGCTCTGTTGGCATTCGTACAAATCCCCTTACAATTTTGCATACTAGTTTAAAGAGCACCTCAAATTTGCAGAGAGGTTCTGTATTTACAGTCATATCCCCTAAAGTTTCTCCGATGTGACGGTTCTTGCAGTCCTTCACAAACCAGGAATGTCACGATAGAGCCCACTGCTGCAATAGAAGTACCGGAATGCCAAATACAAGATTAGGCGAATGTTGAAGCAAACTGGTGCCTTCAAAGATATCAATTGAACAACAATCCAGACTCAACTCCCAAGGACTAATCGGTTTGAATACCATCAGCACTAATCTCCTGCTCCAAATAGTAGATCTTGTCGTTCATACCTTCCTGTCTATATGCCTCAACCATGACAGCATATGTCGAGGAATCTGGCGAGACTTGCTTTTCTTTCATCCGGTTAAAAactctctccatctccatcaaaTCATCTGCCTTTGCACATGCAGATATCACTGCATTATAAAACGTGGTATTTTCAGGTATCTCAAACTTTCCAGCCAACTGAACACTGCTAATCACCTTATGGAAAAGACCTGCATTGGCATACCCTCTTATTAGGCAGCAGAATGTTTTGGTGTCTGCTTTCATGTCCTCAGCACGCATCTGATCAAATGTGTACTCCATGTTTTTTGCATCTCCCACATCCGCAAAAGCCTCAATAACATTATTGTAAGTTGCGGTGGTCCACGGAAAGTGAAGCTTGCGCATGTACTCCATCACAGTTGACATTTTATCATACAATTTCTTCTTCCCATAAGCATTAATCAGAATATTAAAAGTGCGAGTTTCTGGCTCAATCCCAAAATCACGGAATTTCTGATACCATCTCTCCATCATCTCTATCTGACCCTTGTTACCAAAAATAGTAAGGATAACATTCATCGTCCAAACATCGGGCTTGCAACTTTCACCCTCCAGCATTCCTGACAACACTCTTTCCATCTGGTCATACATCCCGGCCTTACCATATCCACTCAGGACTACGTTTTGGGTGACTGTGTTTGGAGTGATTGACCGTGCAGCCATTTCTTCatacaaagactcaactaattCAAACTGCAAATTATCAATGCAAGCCTTTATCAAGGTACTGTATGTAAAAACATCCGGCTGGCACTGAGGGAACGTCTTCATCTGGTTGAGAACAGAAAACGCGTCATGAATAAGATTGCTCCTGCAGTAAGCTGTAAGCAGGGCTGTGTACAGTTCAGCAGTTGGTTGACACCCTTCTCCAACCATTTCGTCGAAAAGACTCTGGGCTCGCTGGGGTTGGCCAGACCGTCCGAGCAGAAGAAGGAGCCTCATGTAAGTCCCTTCTTTCGGTTGATAAAACGGTTGCTCTTTAAGCATTTCAAACACCTGAAACACAGTTAATAGCAGCCACTTTTACTATGCATAGAAACAAGAGCACCTAAACAACAGCTTTTAGTACATCATGCCATAATTTCAGCTTCTTATACTACAAGAATACACTTTTATCAATTCTAATATTCATCACTTCAGTTtcacccaaaaccctaaacccaaattggaaaaatgaaaaatgagatgaGCCCAATACTAAGAAATTAGGGAAATTTAGGTGAGGGGTAACACCTCAAGGGCTCGGAGCCATTGCTTGTTGTCGATGGAGTGACAGAATTCTTCAGTGACGGTGTTGACCCAAGCCTTGGCCTTGTCCTTGCGGTCAAGCTTCTTCTTGACATTCTTGAGAGGCGTCCTTCTGGGGATGGAAGTCTCTGAAACACCTGGGTATTCACCTTGCTTCCAGTGCCGCTTTCTGGTctgagaagacgaagaagaagaagaagagttagCAGACCTAGTGCTCTTAGCTGGTGCTGCGTAGGCGCAGTGGGCCGGTTTAAAGTTGGGGTCTTGGGCTCTGTGAGCGGTGGGGCTCTTGTTGGGGGAGAGGGGATGAgggtgaagagaagaagagaaggagagTGAGactgaagaagaagccatggctCCCGAGACTGGGACAAGGAGAGGAGATCAAGTAGCCAGTGAAGTGGCCAAGCAAATGACTTGTTTGTCCTTGATTCCTTATCCGCACCTAGAGAAACTAAAGCCAAAATGGCCACACTAGAAACTCTTCATTAcaaggactaaaatatcgaatatCGCGGAAATATCAATAGtcccaaaaatgaaaatttcgatGGAAATTTCGATCGAagtaaatttttgaaaaaaatgatggaaatttagaaagtaacatggaaatcattaatgaattttcatgaaatgtttacatgatcagttacctataatatttcaaaaaaGGTGTTTGATGAACCTAATTGTATAATGATTGTAGTAATTTAGAGTATAATAAGATATACTAACATGACAAAAATATGAAATTCTACATGAGAATTCTCAAAAATGATTTAAATAGGAGATTAGGAgagttaattattaattataataatattttacaattaaatacatatgttaaaaaaaaaactcagccttcaaataaacataaaaagaagtagaaaataGTCCTTCGAAAaacatagaattttttttttttttaatagaaccAAATGTTTACTGGTTAGCAAATTAGATAATCAGAAGATTTATAAGCATGGAGGGAAAAGACACAAAGAGCAATACATGactctataatttttttaagttttcctCTTTAGATGTTATCAGTTTAGTCGGATTGGATAAGGACAAGGGTTAGTTTTCTAGAGTCACATATCGCAAGAGGTGGCGATAATCTCGGAATTTTGcaaaaattttgaatatttcCTGAAATATCGCgaaaattttgaatatttccggaaatattatgaaatttcaaaaatttctccTGATATTCTCTTGGTAAGTCAAAAATATATCGAGACCCTAAAAAAATGGAAATATTGCAGAAACTTAGAGGATATTATCGATTTTTCAGTCCTTGCTTCATTAACATATTACCACATTCATTGTCAATGTTGTTCTTACGTAGAAGTGTAGGACGGCTGGCAACTAGAATTGAAGGGTAACTTGATCATGAAAAGGGCAAAATATGAGTCAAACTAACCACTAGGGATAG belongs to Rosa chinensis cultivar Old Blush chromosome 4, RchiOBHm-V2, whole genome shotgun sequence and includes:
- the LOC112200133 gene encoding pleiotropic drug resistance protein 3 isoform X1, with the protein product MAQLAGADEIESFRIELAEIGRSIRASFRSHASSFRSTSTVNAGDSRMDDDEEYYDLQWAAVERLPTFERIKSALFDDHDGASAKGDVKGTRVVDVTKIGAQERRVFIEKLIKHIENDNLQLLQKIRRRIDKVGVKLPTVEVRYKNLCVEAECKVVHGKPLPTLWNSLKSLIPDITELVGSKKREAKISILKDVSGIIKPGRMTLLLGPPGCGKTTLLMALSGKLSHSLKVSGEISYNGYRLEEFVPEKTSAYVGQYDMHIPEITVRETLDFSAGCQGVGSRPEIMMEVSRREKQAGIVPDPDVDAYMKAISVNGLKSTLQTDYILKILGLDICADTLVGDPIRRGISGGQKKRLTTGEMIVGPAKAVFMDEISNGLDSSTTFQIVSCLQHFVHITDATSLISLLQPAPETFNLFDDVLLMAEGKIVYHGPRTSILQFFEECGFKCPERKGVADFLQEVISRKDQAQFWDGTEKPYSYFSVDQFIEKFKDCHLGRKLDVDLSEPFDKSQSHRDALSFKRYSLPKWELFKACTRREFLLMKRNSFIYVFKSVQLVIISSITMTVFLRTQMAIDTIHANYYMGSLFFALVILLVDGFPELSMTVSRIVVFYKQKELCFYPAWAYAIPAAILKVPLSFLEAFVWTALTYYVIGYSPEVGRFFRHFLLLFAMHLTSISLFRFIASVFQTVGPSMTAGVLSILFVMLFGGFVMPKPYMPVWLKWGFWVSPLTYGEIGITVNEFLAPRWEKVSGNTTLGKQVLESRGLHFDDYFYWISVGALMGFTLLFNIGFTLALTFLKSPGKSLSLISYEKYHQLQGQRDDRGSLDAEGKSTGEPKTSVEPKKGRMVLPFEPLTVTFQDVQYYVDTPLEMRKGGFEHNKLQLLSDITGAFRPGVLTALMGVSGAGKTTLMDVLCGRKTGGTIEGEIRISGYPKVQDTFARISGYCEQNDIHSPQITVEESVVYSAWLRLPSQIDSKTKAEFVNEVLETIELDGIKDSLVGMAGVGGLSTEQRKRLTLAVELVANPSIMFMDEPTSGLDARAAAIVMRAVKNVVATGRTVVCTIHQPSIDIFEAFDELILMKIGGRIIYSGQLGRHSSMVIEYLESIPGVPSIKDNYNPATWMLEVTSKSAEADLGIDFAQIYRESALYEKNKELVKQASSPSPGSKDLEFPTRYPLNGWGQFKACFWKQNLSYWRSPSYNLARILFMCFSAVLFGTLYWNQGEKINNQQELFNVFGSMFVEIIFFGIYNSTTVLPFVATERNVLYRERYAGMFSSWAYSFAQVLVEVPYSFTQAVLYVVITYPMIGYHLSAYKIFWSFYSMFCVLLYFNYLGMLLVSLTPNVQVAAIVASSSYTMLNLFSGFIVPGPQIPKWWLWLYYLSPTSWALNGMLTSQYGDVQKEIVVFGETKTVAAFLEDYFGYHHNLLGLVGVVQLLFPIVFASLFAYFIGKLNFQKR
- the LOC112200935 gene encoding pentatricopeptide repeat-containing protein At3g06430, chloroplastic → MASSSVSLSFSSSLHPHPLSPNKSPTAHRAQDPNFKPAHCAYAAPAKSTRSANSSSSSSSSQTRKRHWKQGEYPGVSETSIPRRTPLKNVKKKLDRKDKAKAWVNTVTEEFCHSIDNKQWLRALEVFEMLKEQPFYQPKEGTYMRLLLLLGRSGQPQRAQSLFDEMVGEGCQPTAELYTALLTAYCRSNLIHDAFSVLNQMKTFPQCQPDVFTYSTLIKACIDNLQFELVESLYEEMAARSITPNTVTQNVVLSGYGKAGMYDQMERVLSGMLEGESCKPDVWTMNVILTIFGNKGQIEMMERWYQKFRDFGIEPETRTFNILINAYGKKKLYDKMSTVMEYMRKLHFPWTTATYNNVIEAFADVGDAKNMEYTFDQMRAEDMKADTKTFCCLIRGYANAGLFHKVISSVQLAGKFEIPENTTFYNAVISACAKADDLMEMERVFNRMKEKQVSPDSSTYAVMVEAYRQEGMNDKIYYLEQEISADGIQTD
- the LOC112200133 gene encoding pleiotropic drug resistance protein 3 isoform X2, giving the protein MDDDEEYYDLQWAAVERLPTFERIKSALFDDHDGASAKGDVKGTRVVDVTKIGAQERRVFIEKLIKHIENDNLQLLQKIRRRIDKVGVKLPTVEVRYKNLCVEAECKVVHGKPLPTLWNSLKSLIPDITELVGSKKREAKISILKDVSGIIKPGRMTLLLGPPGCGKTTLLMALSGKLSHSLKVSGEISYNGYRLEEFVPEKTSAYVGQYDMHIPEITVRETLDFSAGCQGVGSRPEIMMEVSRREKQAGIVPDPDVDAYMKAISVNGLKSTLQTDYILKILGLDICADTLVGDPIRRGISGGQKKRLTTGEMIVGPAKAVFMDEISNGLDSSTTFQIVSCLQHFVHITDATSLISLLQPAPETFNLFDDVLLMAEGKIVYHGPRTSILQFFEECGFKCPERKGVADFLQEVISRKDQAQFWDGTEKPYSYFSVDQFIEKFKDCHLGRKLDVDLSEPFDKSQSHRDALSFKRYSLPKWELFKACTRREFLLMKRNSFIYVFKSVQLVIISSITMTVFLRTQMAIDTIHANYYMGSLFFALVILLVDGFPELSMTVSRIVVFYKQKELCFYPAWAYAIPAAILKVPLSFLEAFVWTALTYYVIGYSPEVGRFFRHFLLLFAMHLTSISLFRFIASVFQTVGPSMTAGVLSILFVMLFGGFVMPKPYMPVWLKWGFWVSPLTYGEIGITVNEFLAPRWEKVSGNTTLGKQVLESRGLHFDDYFYWISVGALMGFTLLFNIGFTLALTFLKSPGKSLSLISYEKYHQLQGQRDDRGSLDAEGKSTGEPKTSVEPKKGRMVLPFEPLTVTFQDVQYYVDTPLEMRKGGFEHNKLQLLSDITGAFRPGVLTALMGVSGAGKTTLMDVLCGRKTGGTIEGEIRISGYPKVQDTFARISGYCEQNDIHSPQITVEESVVYSAWLRLPSQIDSKTKAEFVNEVLETIELDGIKDSLVGMAGVGGLSTEQRKRLTLAVELVANPSIMFMDEPTSGLDARAAAIVMRAVKNVVATGRTVVCTIHQPSIDIFEAFDELILMKIGGRIIYSGQLGRHSSMVIEYLESIPGVPSIKDNYNPATWMLEVTSKSAEADLGIDFAQIYRESALYEKNKELVKQASSPSPGSKDLEFPTRYPLNGWGQFKACFWKQNLSYWRSPSYNLARILFMCFSAVLFGTLYWNQGEKINNQQELFNVFGSMFVEIIFFGIYNSTTVLPFVATERNVLYRERYAGMFSSWAYSFAQVLVEVPYSFTQAVLYVVITYPMIGYHLSAYKIFWSFYSMFCVLLYFNYLGMLLVSLTPNVQVAAIVASSSYTMLNLFSGFIVPGPQIPKWWLWLYYLSPTSWALNGMLTSQYGDVQKEIVVFGETKTVAAFLEDYFGYHHNLLGLVGVVQLLFPIVFASLFAYFIGKLNFQKR